The Winogradskyella schleiferi genome has a window encoding:
- the trpA gene encoding tryptophan synthase subunit alpha, with the protein MNRINQKLQEDKKLLSIYFTAGYPNINDTTTIIKGLEKNGVDMIEIGLPFSDPLADGPTIQESSTQALKNGMTSDLLFEQLKDIRESVSIPLIIMGYFNPMLQYGVEAFCKKCEEVGIDGLIIPDLPVDVYNDDYKAIFEKHGLINVFLITPQTSDERIGYIDSVSNGFIYMVSSASVTGGSSGFGDEQTNYFKRINAMNLKNPQIVGFGISDHETFSQATQYGKGAIIGSAFIKHLTENGIGDLGGFVSAIRKNP; encoded by the coding sequence TTGAACAGAATAAATCAAAAATTACAAGAGGATAAAAAATTGTTGTCCATTTATTTTACGGCAGGTTATCCCAATATCAATGACACAACCACCATAATTAAAGGTCTTGAAAAAAATGGTGTGGACATGATTGAAATCGGGTTACCTTTTAGCGATCCTTTGGCTGATGGGCCAACCATTCAAGAAAGCTCTACACAAGCTTTAAAAAACGGCATGACAAGCGACTTGTTGTTTGAACAACTCAAAGACATTCGGGAATCGGTTTCTATTCCATTAATTATTATGGGTTATTTTAATCCGATGTTACAATATGGTGTTGAAGCCTTTTGTAAAAAATGCGAAGAGGTAGGTATTGATGGATTGATCATTCCTGATTTGCCAGTGGATGTTTATAATGATGACTATAAGGCAATTTTTGAAAAGCACGGCTTAATCAATGTATTTTTGATTACACCACAAACCTCAGATGAGCGTATTGGATACATCGATTCGGTATCCAATGGATTTATCTATATGGTAAGCTCGGCAAGTGTCACGGGAGGTAGTTCTGGTTTTGGTGACGAGCAAACCAACTATTTTAAACGTATTAATGCTATGAATTTAAAAAATCCCCAAATTGTAGGTTTTGGAATTTCAGATCATGAAACGTTCTCTCAAGCCACGCAATATGGAAAAGGCGCCATAATAGGTAGTGCTTTTATAAAGCATTTGACAGAAAATGGAATAGGTGATTTAGGTGGCTTTGTGTCTGCAATCCGAAAGAATCCTTAA